The following coding sequences are from one Bacteroidota bacterium window:
- a CDS encoding peptide chain release factor 3, with the protein MKIAEELKKRRTFAIISHPDAGKTTLTEKLLLFGGAIQTAGAVKSNKIKKTATSDFMEIEKQRGISVATSVMVFNYSGVQVNLLDTPGHKDFAEDTYRTLTAVDSVILVIDCVKGVEEQTEKLMNVCRMRNTPVIVFINKMDREGRDPFDLLDELEEKLNIKVRPLSWPIGIGARFKGVYNLYEKNLNLFNASKTTIDRNIVGIKDLDDRTLDEQVGEEPANKLREDVDLIEGVYEPFDNEPYLKGSLAPVFFGSALNNFGVQELLDTFIRISPTPAGRQADTRFVNPDEDAFSGFVFKIHANLDPRHRDRIAFLRVCSGRFERNKFFHHVRLNKDLKFSSPVTFMAQDKNLIEEAYAGDVVGLYDTGSFKIGDTLTEGENFLYQGVPSFSPELFKEVENKDPMKSKQLEKGLSQLTDEGVAQLFTQQPGNRKIIGTVGELQFEVIQYRLKNEYNASCEFRPLNYYKACWVTSDNKAALEEFLRLKSNYIVTDKDNNFVFLAQSEWILGMARENHPDVQFHFTSEFKREATAKAKA; encoded by the coding sequence ATGAAAATAGCTGAGGAACTTAAGAAGAGGCGAACGTTTGCGATCATCAGTCACCCCGATGCAGGTAAAACCACACTTACCGAAAAGCTGCTCTTGTTTGGTGGTGCTATTCAGACCGCAGGTGCCGTTAAATCAAATAAAATAAAAAAGACTGCTACCTCGGATTTCATGGAGATCGAGAAGCAGAGGGGCATTTCAGTAGCCACGTCGGTAATGGTATTTAATTACAGCGGTGTGCAGGTTAATTTATTGGATACTCCTGGTCACAAAGATTTCGCTGAAGATACTTACCGCACCCTTACGGCGGTTGACAGTGTAATACTCGTGATAGACTGTGTGAAAGGTGTGGAGGAACAAACCGAGAAACTGATGAACGTGTGCCGGATGCGTAATACACCTGTGATCGTGTTTATAAATAAAATGGACCGGGAGGGCCGTGATCCGTTTGATCTGCTGGATGAACTGGAAGAGAAATTAAATATTAAGGTTCGACCTTTAAGTTGGCCAATTGGTATTGGTGCAAGGTTTAAAGGTGTTTATAATTTATATGAGAAAAATTTAAACCTGTTCAACGCGAGTAAAACCACAATTGATAGAAATATAGTCGGTATAAAAGACCTGGATGATAGAACACTCGATGAACAGGTAGGAGAGGAGCCGGCCAATAAACTGCGTGAAGATGTTGACCTGATAGAAGGTGTTTATGAGCCGTTTGATAACGAACCTTACCTGAAAGGAAGCCTTGCGCCTGTTTTTTTCGGCAGCGCGCTTAATAATTTTGGCGTGCAGGAATTGTTGGACACTTTTATACGTATTTCACCAACTCCTGCGGGACGGCAGGCTGATACACGTTTTGTGAACCCGGATGAAGACGCGTTCAGTGGTTTTGTGTTTAAGATACATGCCAACCTTGATCCACGCCACCGCGACAGGATAGCTTTTTTAAGGGTTTGTTCCGGAAGATTTGAAAGGAATAAATTTTTTCATCATGTACGTTTAAATAAAGACCTGAAGTTCAGCAGTCCGGTTACTTTTATGGCACAGGATAAGAACCTGATTGAAGAAGCGTATGCCGGAGATGTTGTAGGTTTGTATGATACAGGCAGTTTCAAGATAGGCGATACGTTGACCGAAGGTGAAAATTTTCTGTACCAGGGAGTGCCGAGTTTTTCGCCCGAACTATTTAAGGAGGTGGAGAACAAAGATCCGATGAAATCAAAACAGCTGGAAAAGGGATTAAGTCAGTTAACGGATGAAGGGGTTGCTCAGCTATTCACACAGCAGCCCGGTAACCGTAAAATAATAGGAACAGTTGGTGAGCTGCAGTTTGAAGTGATACAATACCGGTTGAAGAATGAATATAATGCCTCTTGTGAGTTCAGACCATTGAACTATTACAAAGCCTGCTGGGTTACATCCGATAACAAAGCCGCGCTGGAAGAGTTTTTACGATTAAAATCGAATTATATTGTAACAGACAAAGACAATAATTTTGTTTTTCTTGCACAATCGGAATGGATATTAGGTATGGCAAGGGAAAATCACCCGGATGTGCAGTTCCATTTCACCTCCGAGTTTAAGCGCGAGGCTACTGCTAAAGCGAAGGCCTGA